GACGCTTACCGACTCTTGTTCCTGAATTTGCTCGCTCATTGCTCGCTCACCTCTCGCTGACTCTCACGCTCTTTGTGCAACTGGACTGCCTCCTGTTCCGAACTGTCCTCGGGGTAGAGCAGGCAGGCGGCCGTGTGGTCGTCCGCGGAATCGTTCACGTCCACGGACACCGGGTGGACCTTCGTACAGTCTTCGAAGGCCTTCGGACACCGCGGCTCGAACCGGCAGTAGGTCGCCGGTTCGTTCGGCGTCGGCACGTCACCCTCGATAGTCTGGAGTCGCTCGCCCTCGGCTTGGTTGCCCGGAATCGATTTGAGTAGCCCCTCGGTGTAGGGGTGTCGCGGGTTCTCGAACAACTCCTCGACGGGTGCGCTCTCGATGACTTCGCCCGCGTACATCACGTTGACGCGGTCGGAGACTTCCGCGATGACGCCCATGTCGTGCGTGATGAACATGATGGCGAGGTCGCGCTCCTCCTGCAAGTCGTCGAGCAGTTCCAGAATCTGTGCCTGAATCGTCACGTCGAGCGCTGTCGTCGGCTCGTCACAGATGAGCAACTCGGGGTCGCACGCGAGTGCCATCGCGATGACCGCGCGCTGGCGCATTCCGCCACTGAACTCGTGGGGGTACTCTTTGACGCGTCGCGACGCGTCGGGAATACCGACCGCTTCCAGCAGGTTGACTGCCTCTTCGGTCGCCTCCGAACCCTTCAAGTTCTGGTGGAGACGCAGCGCCTCTTTGATCTGGTTACCGACGGTGTACACCGGGTTGAGCGAGGTCAGCGGGTCTTGGAACACCATCGCGATGTCGCCACCGCGGATGTTTCGGTACTGTCGCTCGCTCTTCTCGGTCAACTCCTCGCCGCGGAACTGGATGCTACTGCCGTCCAGCACTCGGCCGGGCGAATCGACGAGTCCCATGATGGACCGGGCGGTCACGCTCTTGCCCGACCCGGACTCGCCGACGATACCGACCGTCTCGCCGCGGTGGATGTCGAAGTTGACGCCGTCTACCGCACGGATGACCTCCTTGTCGGTGAAGAACGCCGTCTGTAGGTTCTCCACGGACAGCAGGGCCTCTTGCTCGCTTCGTATCGTGGACTGCTGTTGGGACATCAGGCACCACCTCCGGATGCGGCGGCTGCTTCGGCAC
The sequence above is a segment of the Halorussus halophilus genome. Coding sequences within it:
- a CDS encoding ABC transporter ATP-binding protein — translated: MSQQQSTIRSEQEALLSVENLQTAFFTDKEVIRAVDGVNFDIHRGETVGIVGESGSGKSVTARSIMGLVDSPGRVLDGSSIQFRGEELTEKSERQYRNIRGGDIAMVFQDPLTSLNPVYTVGNQIKEALRLHQNLKGSEATEEAVNLLEAVGIPDASRRVKEYPHEFSGGMRQRAVIAMALACDPELLICDEPTTALDVTIQAQILELLDDLQEERDLAIMFITHDMGVIAEVSDRVNVMYAGEVIESAPVEELFENPRHPYTEGLLKSIPGNQAEGERLQTIEGDVPTPNEPATYCRFEPRCPKAFEDCTKVHPVSVDVNDSADDHTAACLLYPEDSSEQEAVQLHKERESQREVSEQ